The window AGCCGCCAGTACGCGCGCGACCCCTTCACGTTCCTCGCGAGCGTCGAGGCCGCCTACGGCGACGTCGTCCGGTTCGACCTCGGCCCGCTGGAGACGTACCTGCTCACCAACCCGGCGGACGTAGAGCGGGTGCTCGTCGCCGACGACGCGACCTACCGGAAGCCCGACTTCCAGGACGACGCCATCGGGACGCTGCTCGGCGACGGCCTGCTGCTCAGCGAGGGCGAGACGTGGCGGAAGCAGCGGCAACTCGCCCAGCCGGCGTTCTCCCCCGATCGAGTCTCGTCGATGGACGAACTGATCGCCCGCCACGCGCGGGAGATGGTCGACGCGTGGGAGGCCGGCGACCTGCGGGACGTCAACCTCGATATGGCTCGCGTGACCGTTCGGATCATCGTCGAGGCGATGTTCGGTTCGAAGCTCACCGACGAGCAGACGCGGACGATCCAGGAGCACCTCGAACCGCTCGGGCAGCGCTTCGAGCCGGATCCGATGCGGTTTCTCGTCCCCGACTGGGCCCCGACGCGGGAGAACCGCGCCTACCGCGACTCCGTTCGGACGCTCGAGGGCGTCATCGACGACGTCGTCGCCGAGCGTCGCGGCACCGAGGACGACCCCGCGGTCGATCCGGCCGCCGGCTCCGCCGACGGGGACGAACCGATGGACCTGCTGTCGATCCTGTTGCGGGCGCAGCGCCGCGGCGAGCAGAGCGACGACCAGCTCCGCGACGAACTGATGACGATGCTGCTCGCCGGCCACGACACCACCGCGCTGACGCTGACGTACACGTGGTACCTCCTCTCGGAGCACCCCTCTGTCGAGGCCCGGGTCCAGGCCGAAGTCGACGAGGTCTGCGGCGACGCGCCGCCGACCGCGGCCGACGCGCGGGACCTCGACTACCTCGAACGGGTGATCCAGGAGGCGATGCGGCTGTACCCGCCGGTGTACGTGATCTTCCGCGAACCGAAGGTCGACGTCCGACTGGGCGGGTATCGGATCCCGCGCGGGTCGGCCGTGATGCTCTCGCAGTGGGCCACTCACCGCTCGGCGCGGTGGTACGACGATCCCGAGGCGTTCGACCCCGATCGGTGGCTCCCCGAACGCCGCGCGGACCGACCGCGGTTCGCGTACTTCCCGTTCGGCGGCGGGCCGCGCCACTGCATCGGAAAGCACCTCTCGATGCTGGAGGCGAAACTCATCGTCGCGACCGTGGCTCGGGAATACGAACTCGACGCCGCCCGTGAGGGACCGCTCGACCTCCGCGGGTCGCTGACGATGCACCCCGAGGAACCGGTGTCGATGCGGGTCCGACCGCGGTCCTGACGCGTTCGTGCGGCGGCCCGCGCCGGACCGTCCGTCCAGCGCCGTCGCCCGCGGCGCCGACGACACCTCACGACGGGTCCTGCCGACGGTCCCTCACAGTCGGATCCCGCCGACGACACCTCACAGTCGGATCCGCGCGGCATCCTCGCGGTACCGAGAATCCCTGATTCGT is drawn from Halobellus limi and contains these coding sequences:
- a CDS encoding cytochrome P450 is translated as MRTKPPGPAGVPLFGNSRQYARDPFTFLASVEAAYGDVVRFDLGPLETYLLTNPADVERVLVADDATYRKPDFQDDAIGTLLGDGLLLSEGETWRKQRQLAQPAFSPDRVSSMDELIARHAREMVDAWEAGDLRDVNLDMARVTVRIIVEAMFGSKLTDEQTRTIQEHLEPLGQRFEPDPMRFLVPDWAPTRENRAYRDSVRTLEGVIDDVVAERRGTEDDPAVDPAAGSADGDEPMDLLSILLRAQRRGEQSDDQLRDELMTMLLAGHDTTALTLTYTWYLLSEHPSVEARVQAEVDEVCGDAPPTAADARDLDYLERVIQEAMRLYPPVYVIFREPKVDVRLGGYRIPRGSAVMLSQWATHRSARWYDDPEAFDPDRWLPERRADRPRFAYFPFGGGPRHCIGKHLSMLEAKLIVATVAREYELDAAREGPLDLRGSLTMHPEEPVSMRVRPRS